In Erigeron canadensis isolate Cc75 chromosome 1, C_canadensis_v1, whole genome shotgun sequence, a single window of DNA contains:
- the LOC122585096 gene encoding uncharacterized protein LOC122585096, producing MYHKPTAAPKWQKPITIKLPFFITLITLIIFLLLIILIQINTNKPTSHLGLVNQKITSLNQPMFPKVEIFNKTEVIWQIPKSPKSLLFLAHGCNGRASNFWDKSLSCQHCVGLPEEKRIVLEALARNFAVIAVSSKGKCWSLVKEVLVVEKIIKLWVKKHNLEKLPFVALGASSGGYFVSMLASKMKFSSIVIMIAEGVFDRINVTKDYPPTLFVHMPKDKSRKRIIDVNVENIRTEGVDVAEVQCMELPLSPNFLADRVPGLDMEISVKLFDMFKEKGFINKEGYLINDGRVIPWKEAMTERKISLPNKLLVSYIQEELNLAFAYHEMTSLQSEQIFNWFESHMR from the coding sequence ATGTATCACAAGCCTACTGCTGCTCCCAAATGGCAAAAACCAATCACCATTAAGCTCCCCTTTTTCATTACTCTCATCACCCTAATCATCTTTCTATTACTAATCATTCTTATTCAGATCAATACAAACAAACCCACTTCCCATTTAGGCCTAGTTAATCAAAAAATTACATCTTTAAATCAACCCATGTTTCcaaaagttgaaatttttaaCAAAACTGAAGTCATTTGGCAAATACCCAAATCACCAAAATCATTACTTTTTCTTGCTCATGGATGTAATGGCAGAGCTTCTAATTTCTGGGATAAATCTTTAAGTTGTCAACATTGTGTTGGTTTGCCCGAGGAAAAGCGTATTGTTCTCGAAGCTCTGGCTCGAAACTTTGCTGTTATTGCAGTTTCAAGTAAAGGGAAATGTTGGTCTTTAGTGAAGGAAGTATTAGTTGTGGAAAAGATTATTAAGTTGTGGGTTAAGAAACATAATCTTGAAAAGTTGCCTTTTGTGGCTTTAGGGGCTTCTTCTGGTGGTTATTTTGTTTCAATGCTTGCTAGTAAGATGAAGTTTAGTAGTATTGTGATTATGATTGCTGAAGGTGTTTTTGATCGGATTAATGTTACGAAAGACTACCCGCCTACGCTTTTTGTTCACATGCCGAAAGATAAAAGTAGGAAAAGGATAATCGATGTGAATGTTGAGAATATAAGGACGGAAGGTGTAGATGTTGCTGAAGTTCAGTGTATGGAGTTGCCTTTATCGCCGAATTTTCTTGCTGATAGAGTTCCGGGACTTGACATGGAGATTTCTGTAAAATTGTTTGATATGTTTAAGGAGAAGGGCTTTATTAACAAAGAGGGTTATTTGATAAACGATGGGCGGGTGATACCCTGGAAAGAAGCAATGACTGAAAGGAAGATTAGTTTGCCTAATAAGCTTTTGGTCAGTTACATTCAGGAGGAACTGAATCTTGCATTTGCGTATCATGAAATGACAAGCTTGCAATCCGAGCAAATCTTTAACTGGTTTGAATCTCATATGAGATAA